A part of Aegilops tauschii subsp. strangulata cultivar AL8/78 chromosome 2, Aet v6.0, whole genome shotgun sequence genomic DNA contains:
- the LOC109737390 gene encoding transcription factor EAT1, producing the protein MSNNELDGAIRSSWVQRRSKECHVDVHIVENAVNVQLTEWKNANSLPHAAKVLDEFHLEIISVVGQIVDDHRIFVFNTKVSEGCSVYALAVAERLLQAVDAQHQALNILGQALAAKVTI; encoded by the exons ATGAGCAACAATGAGCTCGATGGGGCCATAAGGAGCTCCTGGGTGCAGAGGAGGTCCAAGGAGTGCCATGTTGATGTCCACATAGTGGAAAATGCAGTAAACGTCCAGCTCACTGAATGGAAGAACGCCAACTCCCTTCCTCATGCTGCGAAGGTTCTCGACGAGTTCCATCTTGAGATCATCAGCGTGGTTGGACAGATTGTTGACGATCACCGCATATTCGTCTTCAACACTAAG GTGTCCGAAGGCTGCTCGGTGTATGCCCTTGCAGTGGCCGAGAGGCTCCTTCAAGCAGTGGATGCACAGCACCAGGCCCTCAACATACTCGGCCAGGCTCTAGCAGCCAAAGTGACTATCTGA